TTGGCGTCTGAAGATGACCCGCAAGAAAACGATAGTGCTTATAAAGGCTGAGGTAAGAGGTCTTGGACTTGACCTCCTTGAGTTTCTCGAATTCAGCCTTCTTGCCAAGGACAAACGAGAGACCGGGGAGCGAGGAGATCGCCTTGGAAGATGATCCGGAAAGAAAATCGATGCCGGACTTCTCCACGTCAATCTCATCGCCGCCTGCGCTGCTGACCGCATCGACGATGAACATCTTCCCATGGTTCTTGCAGATTTTGCCTATTGACTCGATGGGATTTAGCATCCCGGTGCTGGTCTCATGATGAACCATCGCAACGATATCCACCTGGCCCTTTGCAACACAGGACTCGATGACCTCGGTATCCAGCGGTTCGCCCCAACAGAATTTAAGCTGGACGGTCTGCTCGTTATGTATTTTAGATATCTTATATAGCCGCTCGCCGAACTCACCGTTGGAGAGGATGAGTATCCTCTTCTCACCGACGACCGAGGAGAGGATGGATTCATTGGCTGCGCTTCCCGATCCGGTCAAAAAGACCACCCGATAGAGAGATTCATCTTCCATCTCAAACAGGTCAAGCAACCTGCTTTCGACGCTTGATAGAAGATGAGAGAATTCGGCCTCACGATGACAGATGTCCTGAAATATAGTTGCCCGCTTCACATTATCTGCCACATTTACAGGACCGGGATTGAATAGGATCTCTCTTTTTTGTCTCTTTTTCGTTTTATCGATAAAGGTCTGCTTCATCTCTATCTGCCCCTAACTTAAATTAAAATCGTGTCTATACAAAGAGCTTTTAGGATAGGTTAACAATTCGTTAATTGTCAAGCAGGTGACCGAGATCCTGAGCCACCCCCAGAAGCGTCGGACTGCCAACGTTTACCGCCATCACATCGGCCACCCCTCCGGTCACAGCTCCGCTCGGATCTCCCGCCCAAGCGAGGCCCGTGGTCAGGAAGAGGGCGGCCATCATGAAAATAAAGGTCCTGACCGCCGCCCTCTTCATAAACCTAATGGCACCGCCGTTTGAAAAATTTAAAAAACTTCCCAATTTGATCACCCCCGTAAAATTTGGATTTGAGCTACTTGGCTCTAATGACTATGGTAAGGCCGCTCGGTTTCACTGATGTTATCTTGAGGTTAAATGTATGTTAACTTGCCATCAGTCCGCTTGCGTTGGCAAATCTAAATAAAAGAATTAGAATACGAAGGGCTAAGAGCCGCTCAAAACAGCTTGGGCAAAGATTTTTTGGAGGACACTTGCGACTTAAAACTTTCTGGATTCTAATCATCCTGGCCCTTACCATCTCTTCTTTCCTCTTTTTTTGGGAGGGGAGGACTTCGATCCCGGGCCAGGGCGACATGAAAAGCGAAGCACTCAAAAGAAAGAGCTACCAAGACCTTCCTGAGATACCGGTCTTGGCCTATCACGGCGTTCAGGTTGAAAATGTAAGGATAAAGAACTACGACACCATCGCAGAAGATAAGCTGGAAGAGCACTTCAAATACATATCTCAAAACTTCGAGCCCATCACAGTGGACGAGCTCTTGGCCTACTACCGCCTGGAGCTGGAATTTACAGAAAAGAGGCCGATTCTCATATTCTTCGACGACGGCCTAAGATCAGTTTATGAATACGCCTTCCCCTTAGCAAAAGAATACGGCGTCGAATTCACCGTCGCTTATCTGCCAAGCGGACGTGAGCCCTATCCGATCGATGGCAAAATGACTTGGCAGGAGCTTGGGGAGATGAAGGAGTCCGGTCTGGTCGAGGTGGCCAGCCACTCTTTCGATCACTTCGATTTGACCTCGCTTGCTCAAGACGAGTTGCGATATCAGCTCACCGCCTCAAAGAGGATCATCGAGAAGAACCTGGGCCCGTGCTCGCATCTAGTCGCCCCTTACGGCAAATCGGATGAGAGGGTGAGACAAATCGCCCGTGAAGTTGGCTATAGGTCTCTCTTCGTCCATGGCCGGACCGTCATCGAAGATGATTCCCTCTTCGATCCCTTCGTGATAAAACGAATAGCAGTCTCATCCGATTACGGGGATAAGGATTTATCCAAGCTGAAATAGATGAGCTCTAGGAGAGTTTTTGAGACTCCTGGATATCGAGTACGGCCGCCTGTAATATCAGTTGGAAGCCGAAGACTAGAAGGACCAGAACGATGAGGAGCGTGCCAACCGGAGTCGGCTTGGGGTTGAAAATAGACCTTAGCCATAGGTAGATGCTGGAAAATAGCCCCATGGTAAAAAGGATTGAGCCAGGTATCATGAAGAGGGCGACCGGCGAAAAATTCCTTAGGATATGCTTGGCATAGAACCTTCGCCAGTAGCGATGAAAGAGCAGAAACGGGAATGTTAGACCAGTTTTGAAGATACTCACACCCGACTTCTCTTCCCCATAAATGGATGGAATAGCAACGTCCTTCACCCGAAAATCATAGACATTTAGTGCGATCAAGAGGTCGTTTTCAAAAAAATAGCCGGGATGTAATTTATCCAGAGATATCTCTTCCAAGCACTTAAGCTTGACGGCAAAGAAGCCGTTTTGAGAGTCGAAGATATTCCAGTAACCGGAGACTATTTTCGTCAAAAGGGTCAGGATCAGGTTGCCCAATAGTCTGACTTTTGGCATCCTCTCCAAATCGTGCCCCTTCAAAAACCTGTTACCCTTGGCATAATCGTAATCCCCCTCGATCAGGGGAGACAATAGATCTTCGAGCCGCTCAAGGGGCATCTGCCCATCGCCATCTATCTTGACGACTATCTCGACATCTCGGTGAGACTTTATAATCTCCTTGAATCCGGTCGTGGTCGCACCGCCGACTCCCAGATTCTTTGGCGTCTTAAGCGACTTTATCTTTGGATTTGAGGCGGCCAGCTCCTCGATCATCCTCAATGTGCCATCGCTGCTCGAATCATCGACCGCAAAGACGTTGTCGAAGAAGTCGGGAATCGAGCCCAAAACCTCTGCGATAAAGCTCTCCTCATTATGGGCCGGAACAACGGCCGCGATCTTCTTTCCCTTATACATCTTCAAAGCTCCAAGCGCGATGAATGACCTCGGCCGCAGTCAGCGACAGAAGCGGTATTATGCAATAGACGAATCTAGTCTCGGCCATGAAGGGAAGTAGCCCGGCCGTAAAGACCAAGAGAATCAAGGAGATCATCCTCAAATTCTTGGCTTTTGGGCTCATCGCTACGCCGACCCAGCCCAAGATTACTATCATATAGTGGTCGAATATCACGGAGCGATACATATTTTTATCCTGCGTAACCCAAGGAGCCTCAAACATCCTCCAGAACTTGCCCCAGGTGAACCACTTGAAGTAGAGGAGAGGTTGTTCTTTGAAGCCCTTGGCTATCGCCTTGACGGCATAACCGGTCATCGTCTCGCCCGCCGGCTCTTCTTTGATGAACTCCTTATAGGTGGGGCAGCGATGCCGATATTCTGACCCCAGTTCATAATGGTATGGATCGACTCCTGAAAGAAGCGGATCGCCGCCGTGAGTTGAGAACGGAGCCGGCGTGCCCAGAATAAGGGCATTCCTTGCAACCCAAGGCAGCATTATCAGAGAGAATCCGATCAAGGTGATCGCAAATGACCTGACCAGACCCTCCCTGTTTGTGGTGAACCAACTGTAGGCGAAGGGGACGATCAGTACGATGAAGGTGCTCGGCCTTGACAGGACGGCCAAGCCGAAAAGGATTCCCGTCAAGAAAAAGAGCCTTTTATCCCTCTTGTCTAGCGCCACCATCTGGTAATATATATAGCCGATGAAGAGGAATGTGGACAAAGATTCGGTAAGCAGAAATATCGGTCCCCGGAGGAAGGACGGGTGCAGGGCGAGCAGAATTGCGGCCATAAGACCGACCTTCTCGCACGATATACGTTTTCCTAAGAGGAAAGTGAAATAGAGAGTGAACGCGCCAAGGATGGCTTGAAAGATGCGGATGAAGAGATGGGGACCGCCCGCTTTGTTGGCATATCCGCTTATCCAGTAAATCAAGGTTAAGAAGAGCGGGTAAGTTGGGGTGACAAAAGCATTCGGGCTCTCGGAGGCGTAGCCATAAATCCCCTTATTTATGAGCTGCTTTGCCATCATTTCATAATGGATGGCATCGGGAGTGGCATAGATAGGCATATCGCCGAAGTTGACAATGGAGTTAATCGTGATAAAAAGATAAATTAATATTATGAACAGTAAGGCTAATTGATAAGGTCTCTTTTTCAATCCCAAACCCACTTGAAGAGGTTTTTTCATTGTGTCTTATAGCTTATGGCAACCAGGATGGTCCCGAGTAGGATCACAAATATTCCAATCCCTCGCGTTACTGGGATGCTCTCTTTGAGGAAGAGCCAGGAAACTAAGATGACGCCCATGTACGCCAGGATCACGAAGGGATAGGCATAACTCAAATCGACTTTTGACAGAGCGATCATCCAGAGCATGGCTCCGGCCGCATAGAGAATGAATCCTATCAAAACATCAATCGTTTTGAACGATGTAAAGAGTTTAGACAAGACCGCGATGGGACCGTCGAGAGCGATCTCACCGATCTTGTTCATCCCGATTTTTAAGAATAATTGCCCAAAGACCGCAAAGATCGAACTCAGAGAGACCGATAGTAGGGCCTCTATAGTGCTTCTATCCATAAACACCCGCTTAAATCTTGACTTCGTTTCAAAACAGAAGTCTATAATAACCATTATCCTCGGTCAAGCAGACCCTGGTCATTATCTCTTCTTGAAGACTGAAGGCGTGGTGACTCCCGCCAAATACGCTAAAAAAGAATACGATTGCGACCTAATTTAAGATGATGCTTCCAAAGAGGATTTGGGCATCGAATGAATTTAAGCCGCCCCAATGTCCTTATTGATCAGTTTGAAGCTTGAGCGATGGCAAAGGCTCGATCACTTAATGACGGCGAGGATCTTCTTGAACATGTCCCCTTCGGCCACCTTTAAGAGTTCGAAGAGGGCCGTCTCCACGCTCGTTATGTTTGAGCCCGCCGCCTTCAGGCTCTCTAAAGCTATCATCTTATTTTCGAGCTTTCTCGATGAGGTGGCATCGAAGGCAACTTGAACTTCATAGCCCGCCTCCTTCAAATCCCGCGCGGTCTGATAGACACAAACGTGAGCTTCGATCCCACAGATAAGGGCGGTCTTTCTATCAAGCGCCTTGATCGTCCTCATGAAATCCTGATTGCCGCAGCAGCTGAACGAGAGCTTTACGATGGGCTCCTCGCCATCAAGGACCTCTGCGACAGGTTGAGCGGTTGGGCCAAGACCGTTTGGATTCTGCTCGAGCCATACAATTGGAAGACCTAGAACCTTGGCCCCCTTGACGAGTCTTACCACGTTATCAAGGACTCCTTGAGAATCGTGCATGGCCCTAAGCAGCTTTTCTTGGACATCTATCAGAACTAAAAATGTCTCATCTGTGTTGATCATTTCGCTTGCAGCCTTTTAATAAGTCTATTTTTTAACCGGATTCATTCAGACGATCGGCCCGACGCCCGAGACCGGCCAGTAGCGATAGAAGACTTTGCTGGTTACGTATTCGAGAGAGATCGGCCCAAAAGACCTGCTATCCATGCTATTCCTGCGATTGTCTCCCAGCACGAATACCTCGTTCTCCCCGATTGTTGCCGGACCATAATTGGTAGAATCGAAGTACTCAACGTATGGTTCACTCAAGAGCTCGCCGTTCAGGTAGGTATCTCCGTCTATTATTTGAACCGTCTCGCCGGCCAAAGCTATAACCCTTTTGACAAGATTCTTAGAGCCGTCGGGGGCTTTAAGAATGACGATGTCTCCCCTTTCAATCGAGCTGAACTGGTAGGTGATCTTGCTCACAAAGACCTTGTCGTTATCATGCAGAGTCGGCTCCATCGAGTGCTGCTCGATTATGGTAGCCTCCACAACAAAGAGGCGGATGATGAGCGAGAGCAGGACTGCGATAATTACTATGAGCACCGTCTCTTTGACCAGAGTTATAAAACCGGAGGGTCTCTTAACTTCGGCGCTTCTTACGGTTTTTTCGTTTTTGAAAGCAAACTCTTCGGCACTCTCTTTTATCTCTTCATCCATCTACTTCACAACCAGATTAATAATTTTTTTGGGAACTACTATCACCTTGACTACCTCTTTGTCTTTTATAAACTCACTAAGCCTTTCACTGGTCAAAGCCAGTCTCTTCATCTCCTCTTCATCGACATCGGCAGGGGCGGTTACCCTATCTCTGACCTTACCGTTGACTTGAAGGATTATCGTTAACTCGTCGGCCTTTGCCAAATCGGGATCATAGGCCGGCCAAGCTCTTAAGTGAATGCTCCCCTCCCCACCACCGGCCTCGAAGAGCTCGTCGGCCAGATGAGGAGCGAAGGGAGAGAGAAGAAGAAGCAGACCTTCGGTGACCGCCGAGATGGTCTCAACCTCTGCCCCTCTTGAGCCCCCATCATCATAATGCTTATAATTCGCATTTACCAGTTCCATTATGGCGCTTATGGCCGTGTTTAAATTGAATCGCTCTATATCGCCGGTGACCTTTTTTATGCTTATGTGGAGAGCCCTTAATAGTTCTTTGTCCGACTCATCGGCCAGGGCCTTCGAGCCTGCCGAGGTCGCTTCAATATTTCTCATAACTATGCGATAAAGTCTATTTAAGAAGCGGTACGCACCCTGAACGCCTTGATCGCTCCAATCGAGTTCCTTCTCTGGCGGGGAGGCAAAGAGGATAAATAGTCTTGCCGTATCGGCCCCATACCGCTCTATTATTTCTCTAGGATCGACGACGTTCCCTTTGGATTTTGACATCTTGGCCCCGTCCTTGATGACCATGCCTTGGGTTAAAAGGTTTTTGAACGGCTCGCCGACATCAATGAGGCCTATGTCTCTCATGACCTTGGTGAAAAATCTGGAATAGAGAAGATGTAAGATGGCATGCTCGATACCGCCGATATATTGATCGACCGGCATCCAGTAGGCGGCAGCCTCCTTGTCGAAGGGGGCGACATCATCTTTAGGGCTCACATATCTTAGAAAATACCACGAGGAACAGGTGAAAGTATCCATGGTATCGGTCTCGCGTCTTCCTTCTCCACCACACTTGGGGCAGGAGACATTCAAAAATCCTTCATGCTTGGCCAAGGGCGAGCCGCCCTTTTCGCTTATCACAACATCCTCGGGAAGGATTACGGGAAGGTCCTCCTCCTTTACGGCAACCGCTCCGCAGCGCTCGCAGTGGATTATCGGTATCGGGTTTCCCCAATAGCGCTGGCGGGAGATGAGCCAATCTTTAAGCCTGTAGTTCACGGCTGACTTGCCCTTCTTTTGGCCTTCAAGCTCCTCTACGATGGCCCTTTTTGCGGCATCGCTCTCAAGACCGGTGAAGCGGGCCGAATTTACCAGAAAGCCATTGCCGCTGAAGGCCTCTCTCATTTGAGCCCCGTCTTTTGGGGCGGCCCCCTTCTCCTCGGCGACGACCTCTCTTATCGCAAGGTCATACTTTTTGGCAAAGGCAAAATCGCGCTCGTCGTGAGCCGGCACCGCCATGACGGCCCCGGTTCCGTAATCCATCAGGACGTAATCGGCAAGCCAGATCGGAACCCTCTTGCCATTTACTGGATTTATTATGTATGAGCCAGTAAAGACACCCCTCTTTTCGATCTCAGCAGAAGTCCTGTCTATCTCACTCACCGCAGCCAAGCTTTTTCGAAATTCATCCACGGCCGCTTTGCGGCCTGAGTCCATCTCGAGCTCATCTACCAGGGGATGCTCGGGAGCCAAAAGAAAGAAGGTGCAGCCAAAGAGGGTATCTGGACGGGTGGTAAAGACCGTGACGGTCTTGCCGCTTTCCAAGGTGAAGTCGACCATAGCCCCTTCGCTGCGGCCGATCCAGTTCTCCTGCATCACCTTGACTTTTTCGGGCCAGCCGCCGAGCTCTCCAAGGTCATCTAGGAGTTCTTTGGCATAGTCGCATATCTTGAAGAACCACTGTTTGAGTTCCCTCTTAACTACCTGGGTTGAGCATCTCCAGCAGCCGCCCCCCTCAACCTGCTCATTGGCAAGAACCGTCTCGCAGGATGGGCACCAATTTACATTGGCTTTCTTCTGGTAAGCGAGCCCCTTTTCAAAAAATTTCAAAAAGAGCCATTGGCCCCAGCGGTAATATTCGGGGCTACAGGTGATTATCTCCCGGTCCCAGTCATAGCTTAAGCCAAGTCTCTTCAGTTGGCCCCTCATCGTTTCGATATTTTGATAGGTCCAGTCCTTGGGATGGACACCCCGCTCGATGGCGGCATTTTCGGCCGGCATACCGAAGGCATCGTAGCCGATGGGATGGAGGACGTTAAAGCCGCGCATCCTGTTATAGCGGGCCAGAACGTCGCCTATAGAATAGTTTCTGACGTGGCCCATGTGGATATTGCCCGAAGGATAGGGGAACATCTCCAGAATATATTTCTTCTCTTTGGCAGAGTCGGCTTTGGACCGGTAGATACCGAGCTCCTCCCACCTCTTCTGCCATTTCGCCTCGACCGAGGTAAAATCGTATCTCTCCGTGCTCATCTCTCTGCCGCCCCTAAAGTTAAGAGGCCTTTCGTCCCTTGGGACGAAAGGCCTCTTCGCGTTTTGATCCAGCTTGCAAAATTGGTGGAGATGGAGGGAATTGAACCCTCGACCTCCTCCACGCCAAGGAGGCGCTCTCCCCCTGAGCTACATCCCCAAATTTGCCTTTAAATTACGCGATCAAAGATCGTTAACGCAAAGATTCTATCATACCTCTCGCTTTGGGCCTTCGGACCTTTTGGGACCCCGCATCTGCCCAGAGCCGGCTTTAAGTATAAATTTTACCGATCAACTTAGCGCCGGATCTTCAATTGCGTCGTAATTATATAGATGAAGATGGCTCAAGTCAATGGCGTAAAAGGGAGTTTGACTCAACCTATCCCTTCGACCTCGAGGCTTGGAGCGTCCTTAAAGAGCCGCTCTATGCAGTAGTAATCCCTAAGTCCTTCAGTAAAGATATGGATTACCACGCTGCCATAATCCATCAAGACCCAGCCAGCCTCGCCATCGCCTTCGATGCCGATCGGTTTGACCTTTTCCTCTATCAGTTCGTCCTTAATGGCTTGAACCAAGGAATCGAGTTGGCGGGATGATTTGGCGCTTAAAATCAGGAAGTAATCAAAGATAGAGAAGAGGTCGCGCATGTCTAAAAGCATGATATTCTCGGCCTTCTTCTGCCAGGCAGCATTGGCCGCCTTCTTGGCTATCTCGATTGGATCCAGAATCTTACTCCTTGTGTTTTAAGATACTCTATTGAGTCTCTGGCTTGTAATCATGACCTATGACGACTAAAACGTCGGCGATATCTTGAGTGACCGGTTTCTTGACTATTTTGCCGACTTTTAGAATCTCCAAGATCCTCTGGGGAGCCTCACTACCCTGGCCATAGTCCCAAACTTCCGTCTCTTTATAATCGAAGTTATCGGCATTTTTGCTTCTAATTACCTCAAATCCTCCGTTTATGAGCTTGCTTGCCGCATCGGCCGCAACTCCGGGAATGCCCGAGCCATTATAGACCATGACGCTGATCTTGGCCACCCGCTCCACTTTTATACCCCAGATCCGCTCGATCAAGCCTTCCAGCTCATCATCAATGGGCTCGAAGTAGCTCTCGTTGCCGACCACGTAGCTCTTTACCGGCAGAGGTACTATGCCGATATCATCAAAGCTCCTGGTCTTGGTTATAAGTGAGTCTATTTTGGTCTTATCCGCCTCGGAGAGATCGCTGCCGATATCCTTGTCGAAGATGCCCTCGAATTGATCTGTCAAGATCGTCTGGTAATCGGCCGCCTTCAATTTGACAAAACCCGTTATTTTTACGCCCAGAAGGTCTTGAATGGCTCCGATGGCCTTCGACTCGTCCCCTAAGGTTATTACGTCGCTAAGCCTTTTAAAACCTAGTGGCGGAACGGCAACGAAGGTATCCTTCGGTATTGAGATTCCGTTGACAGATTCCTCCGAGAAGTCGAGAGAGAGGACCGTGGCGCCATCTATCAGCTCTTTGCCAGATTCGCTGTTGATCCCAAGAACCAAGACTATCGTCCTCTTGGGATCGTCATCCAGCTTTCTAGAGCTCGGGGTCACGGTATCGTCCGACTTCGAGGAGAAGGGATTTATGTTGGAGAAGAAGAGAACAACTTTTTCGGGCAACTCCTTGGCAGGCTCGGGGAGCTGGCCGTCAAAGACGGTAAAGAAGACGCTAAGAAGGGCGGCCATTAATATGAGGAACATAAATAACCTCTTATTCCTCCTTTTTTTGGCGAGCCTTCTGCTTAACCTTATCCCATTACTCGAGATGATCTTCCGCTTTTTGATAATTGGAGCCAATTCCACACCTCAAAGGATCGTGGATGAATTAATTTGCCCGTCTTCAATAGATAATTTAGGGAGTGCTTACATGCCGTCTCAAAGACGTCAATAATATCCTTGCCCTGATAGTTGCGAATCTCTTCAACTCCCTCATATGATCTAGTTTTCTCTATCTTGTCAGCTATATATATTAGCATATCGAGGCGGCTCATGGGCACATCGGCGATCGTATGGCTGGCTATGGCCCTTAGGATCTCCTCATCGCCGATGGCAAGCTCCTTCCTGGCTATATGCGCGCCGACCGGGCCATGCAGCAAGTGGGGTTCCATCTCATCAAAGTCTGATAAATCATATCCCATCAACCTGGCCCTTTCGATCAGATCTTCTCCTTTTAAGTCCTTGGCAAGATCGTGCATTAGGGCGGCCACTGCCGCCTTCTCTTCGTTTACGCCAAATTCATAAGCCAGCCTTACGGCCTCATCCTTCACCCTTAAGGAGTGACTTAAGATATCCTCGCTAAGAAAGCCTTTTAGCCTCTGAATCATCTCCTTTTGGCCGACTCCTCTCCCCGTCATCCGTAAAAACCCGACTTTAAGATGTAGTTGGCCACCCCTTCCGGCAAGAGATACCTTATGGGGTGGAACTTCTTAACCCGCTCTCTTATATCCGTAGATGAGATGGCAAGGGCCGGTATCTCCATGATATCGATTCTTGGCCGCCTCGGCTCTACATCCCGGCCTTGATAGGGAAGGACGTGAAGCTCTTCGAACTTCTTTAGACAATAGCCGGGCCGAGTCGCCGCGATGAACCGGCACATCTCAGCGATCTTGCGATCGTCTTTCCAGGTGATTATCTCAAGTATCGCATCGGCACCGGTTATGAAAAAGAGCTCGACCTCGCTCCCGAATACCTTTTTAAAATGCCTTATGGTATCGACGGTATATGAGGGACCGGGCCGATCCACCTCTACCTTTGAGACCTCAAAATCTGGGTTGGATGCGGTCGCAATCACGCACATCAGATAACGTTCAACAGGATCTAAGGAAATCCGGCCATCCTTGTGGGGCGGAATTCCAGCCGGAACGAAGATGACCTTAGAAAGTTCGAATTGAACAAAGGCCTCCTCGGCTGTGACCAAGTGACCATTATGTATGGGGTCGAATGTCCCCCCCATGATCCCTATTCTCAATCCCTTAAACCCCCCTTAAATTCGAATCAAAATCCTAAAGTCCTACAAACGGATCTGGCCGGTCCCCTCAACCAAGTACTTCATCGAGGTCAGTGATTCTAAGCCCATCGGACCTCTCACGTGAAGCTTTTGCGTACTTATACCCATCTCGGCTCCGAGACCATACTGGCCGCCGTCGGTAAAACGGGTTGAGGCATTTACATAGACGGCGGCCGCATCGACTTCGTCAGAAAACCTCTTTGCCGCCGAATAGTCTTCCGTCACGATTGCCTCGGAGTGCTTGGTTCCGTA
The Actinomycetota bacterium DNA segment above includes these coding regions:
- a CDS encoding LCP family protein, whose product is MFLILMAALLSVFFTVFDGQLPEPAKELPEKVVLFFSNINPFSSKSDDTVTPSSRKLDDDPKRTIVLVLGINSESGKELIDGATVLSLDFSEESVNGISIPKDTFVAVPPLGFKRLSDVITLGDESKAIGAIQDLLGVKITGFVKLKAADYQTILTDQFEGIFDKDIGSDLSEADKTKIDSLITKTRSFDDIGIVPLPVKSYVVGNESYFEPIDDELEGLIERIWGIKVERVAKISVMVYNGSGIPGVAADAASKLINGGFEVIRSKNADNFDYKETEVWDYGQGSEAPQRILEILKVGKIVKKPVTQDIADVLVVIGHDYKPETQ
- the yqeK gene encoding bis(5'-nucleosyl)-tetraphosphatase (symmetrical) YqeK is translated as MTGRGVGQKEMIQRLKGFLSEDILSHSLRVKDEAVRLAYEFGVNEEKAAVAALMHDLAKDLKGEDLIERARLMGYDLSDFDEMEPHLLHGPVGAHIARKELAIGDEEILRAIASHTIADVPMSRLDMLIYIADKIEKTRSYEGVEEIRNYQGKDIIDVFETACKHSLNYLLKTGKLIHPRSFEVWNWLQLSKSGRSSRVMG
- the rsfS gene encoding ribosome silencing factor; its protein translation is MAKKAANAAWQKKAENIMLLDMRDLFSIFDYFLILSAKSSRQLDSLVQAIKDELIEEKVKPIGIEGDGEAGWVLMDYGSVVIHIFTEGLRDYYCIERLFKDAPSLEVEGIG
- a CDS encoding EamA family transporter, whose protein sequence is MDRSTIEALLSVSLSSIFAVFGQLFLKIGMNKIGEIALDGPIAVLSKLFTSFKTIDVLIGFILYAAGAMLWMIALSKVDLSYAYPFVILAYMGVILVSWLFLKESIPVTRGIGIFVILLGTILVAISYKTQ
- a CDS encoding hydrolase encodes the protein MINTDETFLVLIDVQEKLLRAMHDSQGVLDNVVRLVKGAKVLGLPIVWLEQNPNGLGPTAQPVAEVLDGEEPIVKLSFSCCGNQDFMRTIKALDRKTALICGIEAHVCVYQTARDLKEAGYEVQVAFDATSSRKLENKMIALESLKAAGSNITSVETALFELLKVAEGDMFKKILAVIK
- a CDS encoding glycosyltransferase family 39 protein, producing the protein MPIYATPDAIHYEMMAKQLINKGIYGYASESPNAFVTPTYPLFLTLIYWISGYANKAGGPHLFIRIFQAILGAFTLYFTFLLGKRISCEKVGLMAAILLALHPSFLRGPIFLLTESLSTFLFIGYIYYQMVALDKRDKRLFFLTGILFGLAVLSRPSTFIVLIVPFAYSWFTTNREGLVRSFAITLIGFSLIMLPWVARNALILGTPAPFSTHGGDPLLSGVDPYHYELGSEYRHRCPTYKEFIKEEPAGETMTGYAVKAIAKGFKEQPLLYFKWFTWGKFWRMFEAPWVTQDKNMYRSVIFDHYMIVILGWVGVAMSPKAKNLRMISLILLVFTAGLLPFMAETRFVYCIIPLLSLTAAEVIHRAWSFEDV
- the lepB gene encoding signal peptidase I, with amino-acid sequence MDEEIKESAEEFAFKNEKTVRSAEVKRPSGFITLVKETVLIVIIAVLLSLIIRLFVVEATIIEQHSMEPTLHDNDKVFVSKITYQFSSIERGDIVILKAPDGSKNLVKRVIALAGETVQIIDGDTYLNGELLSEPYVEYFDSTNYGPATIGENEVFVLGDNRRNSMDSRSFGPISLEYVTSKVFYRYWPVSGVGPIV
- a CDS encoding glycosyltransferase family 2 protein, which gives rise to MYKGKKIAAVVPAHNEESFIAEVLGSIPDFFDNVFAVDDSSSDGTLRMIEELAASNPKIKSLKTPKNLGVGGATTTGFKEIIKSHRDVEIVVKIDGDGQMPLERLEDLLSPLIEGDYDYAKGNRFLKGHDLERMPKVRLLGNLILTLLTKIVSGYWNIFDSQNGFFAVKLKCLEEISLDKLHPGYFFENDLLIALNVYDFRVKDVAIPSIYGEEKSGVSIFKTGLTFPFLLFHRYWRRFYAKHILRNFSPVALFMIPGSILFTMGLFSSIYLWLRSIFNPKPTPVGTLLIVLVLLVFGFQLILQAAVLDIQESQKLS
- a CDS encoding alanine--glyoxylate aminotransferase family protein, with product MKQTFIDKTKKRQKREILFNPGPVNVADNVKRATIFQDICHREAEFSHLLSSVESRLLDLFEMEDESLYRVVFLTGSGSAANESILSSVVGEKRILILSNGEFGERLYKISKIHNEQTVQLKFCWGEPLDTEVIESCVAKGQVDIVAMVHHETSTGMLNPIESIGKICKNHGKMFIVDAVSSAGGDEIDVEKSGIDFLSGSSSKAISSLPGLSFVLGKKAEFEKLKEVKSKTSYLSLYKHYRFLAGHLQTPNTPAVNLFFALDVALENILTQGVAQRRLHTAALAKRLRAGLKRLNLQLLIDESRMSSVVTTVKMPDYIEFNDLKDNLKDRGIVIYGGKGPLKEKVFQVGSIGELSLNDIDYFLEALGEILQVFMFPDLSVPSSPGQEEIDSAGLENLV
- a CDS encoding polysaccharide deacetylase family protein, coding for MRLKTFWILIILALTISSFLFFWEGRTSIPGQGDMKSEALKRKSYQDLPEIPVLAYHGVQVENVRIKNYDTIAEDKLEEHFKYISQNFEPITVDELLAYYRLELEFTEKRPILIFFDDGLRSVYEYAFPLAKEYGVEFTVAYLPSGREPYPIDGKMTWQELGEMKESGLVEVASHSFDHFDLTSLAQDELRYQLTASKRIIEKNLGPCSHLVAPYGKSDERVRQIAREVGYRSLFVHGRTVIEDDSLFDPFVIKRIAVSSDYGDKDLSKLK
- the leuS gene encoding leucine--tRNA ligase, encoding MSTERYDFTSVEAKWQKRWEELGIYRSKADSAKEKKYILEMFPYPSGNIHMGHVRNYSIGDVLARYNRMRGFNVLHPIGYDAFGMPAENAAIERGVHPKDWTYQNIETMRGQLKRLGLSYDWDREIITCSPEYYRWGQWLFLKFFEKGLAYQKKANVNWCPSCETVLANEQVEGGGCWRCSTQVVKRELKQWFFKICDYAKELLDDLGELGGWPEKVKVMQENWIGRSEGAMVDFTLESGKTVTVFTTRPDTLFGCTFFLLAPEHPLVDELEMDSGRKAAVDEFRKSLAAVSEIDRTSAEIEKRGVFTGSYIINPVNGKRVPIWLADYVLMDYGTGAVMAVPAHDERDFAFAKKYDLAIREVVAEEKGAAPKDGAQMREAFSGNGFLVNSARFTGLESDAAKRAIVEELEGQKKGKSAVNYRLKDWLISRQRYWGNPIPIIHCERCGAVAVKEEDLPVILPEDVVISEKGGSPLAKHEGFLNVSCPKCGGEGRRETDTMDTFTCSSWYFLRYVSPKDDVAPFDKEAAAYWMPVDQYIGGIEHAILHLLYSRFFTKVMRDIGLIDVGEPFKNLLTQGMVIKDGAKMSKSKGNVVDPREIIERYGADTARLFILFASPPEKELDWSDQGVQGAYRFLNRLYRIVMRNIEATSAGSKALADESDKELLRALHISIKKVTGDIERFNLNTAISAIMELVNANYKHYDDGGSRGAEVETISAVTEGLLLLLSPFAPHLADELFEAGGGEGSIHLRAWPAYDPDLAKADELTIILQVNGKVRDRVTAPADVDEEEMKRLALTSERLSEFIKDKEVVKVIVVPKKIINLVVK